The following are from one region of the Odontesthes bonariensis isolate fOdoBon6 chromosome 12, fOdoBon6.hap1, whole genome shotgun sequence genome:
- the LOC142396227 gene encoding olfactory receptor 6N2-like, whose protein sequence is MGDEVNSTYVVLGGHVEADKYRLLYFLIILTIYILILCSNSVIVYLILIHQNLHEPMYIFIASLLLNSVLWSTVIYPKLLIDILSEKQIISYSACLLQFHMYYSIGGSEFLLLAAMAYDRYVSICKPLKYSVIMSKTTVSILLILAWILPASQVAVPAGLSANKKLCSFIFKGVFCNNAIYKLQCVVSRAQIIHDMVILINVALLPVLFILFTYSRILIITYRSSREVRKKAARTCLPHLVVLINFSILCAFDVIIVHLDSDFPKTLRLIMTFQLIMYHPLFNPIMYGLKMKEISKHLKRLFFPAKQI, encoded by the coding sequence ATGGGTGATGAAGTAAATTCAACCTATGTTGTTCTCGGTGGGCATGTGGAGGCAGACAAATACAgacttctttattttctgatcattCTCACAATATACATTCTAATACTATGTAGTAATTCTGTTATTGTGTATCTTATTTTGATTCACCAAAACCTCCATGAGCCTATGTATATTTTTATTGCATCTTTGTTATTGAATTCTGTTCTATGGAGCACTGTTATTTACCCAAAGCTTTTGATTGACATTTTATCTGAAAAACAGATTATATCATATTCAGCCTGTCTTCTCCAGTTTCACATGTACTACTCTATAGGCGGTTCAGAATTTTTGCTGTTGGCAGCCATGGCCTACGACAGGTATGTGTCTATATGTAAACCTCTGAAATATTCAGTTATTATGTCAAAAACTACTGTCAGTATTCTCTTGATTTTAGCTTGGATTCTGCCTGCCTCTCAGGTTGCAGTGCCAGCTGGATTGAGTGCAAATAAAAAACTCTGTAGCTTTATTTTCAAAGGAGTGTTTTGCAATAATGCTATTTACAAGTTACAGTGTGTTGTCTCAAGAGCACAAATCATACACGATATGGTGATTTTGATAAATGTTGCGCTTCTTCCTGTGCTTTTCATACTTTTCACTTACTCCAGGATACTTATAATAACCTATCGAAGCAGTAGAGAGGTGAGGAAAAAAGCTGCTCGGACATGCTTACCCCACCTAGTTGTTTTAATCaacttttccattttgtgtgcatttgatGTCATAATAGTTCATCTTGACTCAGATTTTCCAAAAACTCTGCGATTGATAATGACTTTCCAATTAATAATGTATCATCCTCTCTTTAATCCTATAATGTatggactgaaaatgaaagaaatttctAAACACCTCAAGAGGCTGTTCTTTCCAGCCAAACAGATCTAA
- the LOC142396021 gene encoding olfactory receptor 51L1-like — protein sequence MKNNESLNSHFHLALFADIGPIRYLFFSLCLLMYMIINCANVVLILTVCLEKSLHQPMYVFICCLSFNSLYGSAGLFPRLLMDILSDTHLISRSSCFIQIFVLYMYASCEITILSIIAYDRFVAICQPLHYHSKMTFKVVFRLITFAAVYPACVCSFCLSLTILLPLCGNKLNGLFCTNWPATVVQLSCVDTSVNSITGLIAIVITIFIPLFFILYTYLRILLVSQRNSSEFRVKALKTCLPHIVTFVNYSLSFTGELLLNRLKDDEMNPFIIVFLFLEFLIIPPILNPLVYGLKLPQIKTVIFGFFRQVIHINN from the exons ATGAAAAACAACGAAAGCCTAAATTCTCATTTTCACTTGGCACTATTTGCAGACATTGGCCCAATTAGATATCTTTTCTTTAGTCTGTGTCTGCTCATGTACATGATCATAAACTGTGCTAATGTTGTCCTTATTCTGACAGTCTGCCTGGAGAAGTCCCTGCATCAGCCCATGTATGTTTTCATCTGCTGCCTGTCTTTTAATTCTCTGTACGGCTCAGCCGGCCTCTTCCCCAGGCTTCTAATGGACATTCTGTCTGACACTCATTTAATATCACGTTCATCTTGTTTCATTCAGATATTTGTTTTATACATGTATGCATCATGTGAAATTACTATTCTCAGCATCATTGCCTATGATAGATTTGTAGCCATTTGCCAGCCTTTACACTATCACAGTAAAATGACTTTTAAGGTAGTGTTTCGTCTTATCACCTTTGCCGCAGTCTACCCTGCATGTGTATGTAGCTTCTGTCTTTCCCTCACTATTTTGTTGCCTTTGTGTGGTAATAAACTAAACGGGCTTTTCTGTACAAACTGGCCT gctactgTGGTTCAGCTCTCCTGTGTGGATACGAGTGTGAACAGTATAACAGGTCTGATAGCTATTGTAATAACCATTTTTATCCCCTTGTTCTTTATCTTGTACACTTACCTGCGTATCCTGCTGGTCTCACAGAGAAACTCATCTGAATTCAGGGTAAAGGCTCTGAAAACTTGCTTGCCCCACATTGTGACATTTGTGAACTATTCTTTGTCATTTACTGGCGAGCTTTTACTAAATCGTTTGAAAGATGATGAAATGAACCCCTTTATtatagtttttttgtttctggAGTTTCTGATCATTCCTCCTATCTTGAACCCTTTAGTATATGGACTCAAACTGCCTCAGATCAAAACTGTGATTTTTGGATTTTTTAGACAGGTGATACACATTAATAATTAA